One stretch of Daphnia pulicaria isolate SC F1-1A chromosome 8, SC_F0-13Bv2, whole genome shotgun sequence DNA includes these proteins:
- the LOC124310959 gene encoding solute carrier family 15 member 2-like, whose product MSRKSSSSSSDSEVSVEKVVPPLHDESTTSHPTPEKPLDVEQPDKNVKLKYPKSVFCIIVNEFCERFNFYGMRTVLTLYMSQILNFSEDKATIFYHSFLMLSYFSPIPGSILADTYLGKFKTIAILSIFYAFGSIILAVAAIPNFLPQIGFSMTGLLIIAIGTGGIKPCVSAFGGDQFVRPQQDRQLESFFSVFYFSVNAGSLISTAVTPILREDVSCFGDDTCYPLAFGVPAVLMLISVVIFLAGKPLYTIKKPQGNIMGEFFKCIGHAISRKWKAKGEKHDHWLDFASDKFDKQLIEDVKRVLSVGFVFIPLPVFWALYDQQGSRWTFQATRMNGDLGGVVIKPDQMQIVNPLLILILVPIFETVIYPCFKKSGLLTPLRRIGCGLVLCGLSFVVSGFVEIALEPTYATIPGDGRMQLNFINTLPCNVSVVYGVSEKNGNFELQGNMYEFVQDLEAEKDIIVRAFLDKPDCAGYTQFVNIDTGIVSLGTGDGTQGYSILITEREKNLTITRLNKEEQLEKSNTGDPYVAFFLDDRTFEEYSGWNITMLQKIKKKTFEYVYVLNDTAPTTPTVDSIVQTDYQKTEIGSYELFLNGENIGNLENLIQGGVYRVVIQKALNGSNYYDIMTVQVTPPNTVGILWLLPQYFVVTFGEVMFSVTGLSFSYSQAPISMKSVMTAIWLMVVAFGNLIDIIVIAVQSGATGEGMSQASEFFMFAGIMGIAVILFTLMSWNYKYVEEIKIEDEKKRLSAVPSHKSDSSSSSSSSDSDDEKGKENKGFSE is encoded by the exons ATGAGCCGTAAATCGTCCTCTTCTTCGTCTGACAGTGAAGTGTCGGTTGAGAAAGTTGTTCCTCCACTCCATGATGAATCAACAACGTCTCACCCTACTC cGGAGAAACCTTTAGACGTGGAGCAACCCGATAAGAATGtg AAATTGAAATATCCGAAATCGGTTTTTTGCATTATCGTCAATGAATTTTGCGAAAGATTTAATTTCTATGGAATGCGAA CCGTTTTGACGCTCTACATGAGTCAAATTCTCAATTTCTCGGAAGATAAAGCGACCATCTTCTATCATTCGTTTCTTATGCTCAGCTATTTTTCACCGATTCCGGGTTCCATCTTGGCAGACACCTACCTAGGAAAATTCAA AACAATTGCGATTCTGTCCATTTTCTACGCCTTTGGAAGCATCATACTCGCCGTTGCGGCCATTCCGAATTTCCTTCCGCAAAT CGGGTTCTCCATGACGGGCTTACTCATTATTGCAATCGGGACTGGCGGGATCAAACCTTGCGTGTCGGCCTTTGGCGGGGATCAGTTTGTCCGACCTCAGCAAGATAGGCAGCTGgaatctttcttttctgtcttTTACTTTTCAGTTAACGCAGGATCTCTGATTTCCACGGCTGTGACACCAATTCTTCGAGAAGATGTTTCGTGTTTTGGGGACGACACTTGCTATCCTTTGGCGTTTGGCGTTCCTGCAGTCCTCATGCTCATCTCCGTTG TAATTTTCCTTGCGGGAAAACCTTTGTACACGATCAAGAAACCACAAGGCAACATCATGGGGGAATTCTTCAAATGCATTGGG CATGCCATTAGCAGAAAATGGAAGGCCAAAGGCGAGAAACACGATCATTGGTTGGATTTCGCGTCTGACAAATTCGACAAACAATTAATTGAAGACGTCAAGCGGGTGTTGTCCGTTGGATTCGTTTTCATTCCTCTACCCGTCTTTTGGGCTCTGTACGATCAGCAG GGTTCACGTTGGACGTTCCAAGCTACGCGCATGAACGGAGACTTGGGAGGTGTTGTGATCAAGCCCGACCAAATGCAAATTGTCAACCCGCTTCtcattttaattttggtgCCAATTTTTGAGACCGTGATCTACCCGTGTTTTAAAAAGAGTGGTTTATTAACGCCTCTCCGGAGAATCGGTTGCGGTCTCGTTTTATGTGGCCTCTCGTTTGTTGTTTCTGGTTTCGTTGAAATCGCTCTCGAG cCCACGTATGCAACTATACCGGGTGACGGTCGCATGCAACTCAACTTCATCAACACCCTGCCTTGCAATGTCAGCGTAGTATATGGAGTttccgaaaaaaatggaaattttgaGCTTCAAGGAAATATGTACGAATTCGTGCAAGACTTGGAGGCAGAAAAAGATATTATTGTTAGGGCCTTCTTGGATAAGCCGGACTGTGCCGGTTACACACAATTTGTCAACATAGACACTGGAATAGTGAGTCTAGGAACAGGAGATGGAACGCAAGGATACTCAATCTTGATCACGGAgcgtgaaaaaaatttgacgatAACTCGCCTGAACAAGGAGGAACAGCTGGAAAAATCGAACACTGGAGATCCATACGTGGC ttttttcttggACGACCGTACCTTCGAAGAATATTCCGGATGGAATATAACGATGCtgcagaaaattaaaaagaaaacctttGAATACGTTTATGTTTTAAACGACACCGCTCCAACTACTCCGACTGTCGACAGCATTGTACAAACCGACTACCAAAAAACCGAAATAGGATC ttacgAATTGTTTCTCAACGGAGAAAATATTGGCAATCTGGAAAATCTCATTCAAGGCGGGGTGTACAGAGTTGTGATTCAAAAGGCTCTCAATGGATCTAACTACTAT GATATTATGACCGTACAAGTAACACCGCCAAACACTGTTGGTATCCTCTGGCTACTTCCACAATATTTTGTCGTAACGTTCGGTGAGGTCATGTTTTCCGTCACTGGACTTTCGTTTTCGTATTCTCAA GCACCGATTAGCATGAAGTCCGTCATGACAGCCATTTGGTTAATGGTTGTAGCCTTTGGTAATTTGATTGATATCATTGTAATCGCAGTTCAGTCCGGTGCAACTGGCGAGGGTATGAGTCAG GCGAGTGAGTTCTTCAT